One window from the genome of Polynucleobacter sp. MWH-Svant-W18 encodes:
- a CDS encoding lipid A biosynthesis acyltransferase has product MLRSLLNHLLVAFLKLLSLLPYKLLVAIGYGLGFIAAHIPGDRNQVVKTNLHLCFPKLSTEEIDRLSKEHWRLLGRSLVEKSIIWMGSSKQLSDMIEVKSAVDLASKKPRILVNMHFTGIEGSIILSALAKQERWPRTSGFFQRMKNPFFNKKIIEWRNRFGGNSIDRQGNTKEIIREIRNGDFIIIAPDIDLGIKDSEFVPFFGIETNTITAVSRLAKITGADVCLMTTTLKADESGYLCEISKPLENFPGPDPIADTARLNQYFETEIRLRPAEYYWVHKRFKNPPSNQANPYNPSI; this is encoded by the coding sequence TTGCTCAGATCTTTGCTTAATCATCTTCTTGTTGCTTTTCTAAAGCTACTTTCCCTACTACCCTATAAGCTGCTAGTTGCCATTGGCTATGGCTTGGGGTTTATTGCTGCGCATATTCCTGGAGACAGAAACCAGGTAGTCAAGACTAATTTGCATTTGTGTTTTCCAAAATTAAGCACTGAAGAGATCGACCGCCTTAGTAAAGAACACTGGCGCCTGCTGGGCAGAAGCTTGGTGGAGAAAAGTATTATTTGGATGGGTAGTAGCAAGCAGCTCAGCGATATGATTGAAGTGAAATCTGCCGTAGACCTTGCAAGTAAAAAGCCGCGCATCCTCGTCAATATGCACTTCACTGGCATTGAAGGCAGCATCATTCTAAGCGCCCTCGCAAAGCAAGAACGCTGGCCTCGTACTTCGGGCTTTTTTCAGCGTATGAAGAATCCATTCTTTAATAAAAAAATTATTGAGTGGCGTAATCGCTTTGGTGGAAATTCAATTGATCGCCAAGGAAACACGAAAGAAATTATTCGCGAAATTCGCAATGGCGATTTCATCATCATTGCACCAGACATTGATCTCGGCATCAAAGATTCCGAGTTTGTCCCTTTCTTTGGAATTGAAACAAATACCATCACTGCAGTTTCGCGGTTAGCAAAAATCACTGGGGCAGATGTGTGTTTGATGACTACCACTTTAAAAGCGGATGAGTCTGGTTATCTTTGCGAAATCAGCAAACCCTTAGAAAATTTTCCAGGGCCAGATCCGATAGCTGACACGGCCCGGTTAAATCAATACTTTGAGACTGAAATCCGACTGCGCCCAGCCGAATACTATTGGGTCCATAAGCGCTTTAAAAATCCACCAAGCAATCAAGCTAACCCCTATAACCCTTCTATCTAA
- a CDS encoding metallophosphoesterase → MTERIGLFADLHSNLEAYEACMARAEELGVTRMAFLGDIVGYNADPAGIIERIADLVDAKKALAILGNHDEAIFKDCSMKMNPNANAAIEWTKTQLNDSHIEFLKNLPLIINEEKICFAHASAHNPADWNYVTDSMSAWYCAQSSGKSYTFVGHAHEQALFYQSAVGKLIRFAPHPGDEIPVLPHRQWVGVVGSLGQPRDGNPEACFAVFEPETEVLTFHRTPYDHFAAADKVRRAGLPEELANRLITGK, encoded by the coding sequence ATGACAGAACGCATTGGGCTATTTGCCGATCTTCACAGTAATTTAGAGGCTTACGAGGCCTGCATGGCCAGGGCCGAAGAGCTTGGAGTAACCCGCATGGCTTTCTTAGGCGATATCGTTGGCTATAACGCAGATCCTGCAGGCATCATTGAGCGTATCGCTGACTTAGTAGACGCCAAAAAAGCGCTTGCCATATTGGGGAATCATGACGAAGCAATCTTTAAAGATTGCAGTATGAAAATGAACCCTAATGCCAATGCTGCAATTGAGTGGACTAAGACCCAGCTCAATGATAGTCATATCGAATTTCTAAAAAACCTCCCGCTGATCATAAATGAAGAGAAGATTTGCTTTGCGCATGCATCTGCTCACAATCCTGCTGACTGGAACTATGTCACGGATAGCATGAGTGCTTGGTACTGTGCCCAGAGTTCAGGCAAAAGCTATACCTTTGTAGGTCATGCGCACGAGCAAGCCCTCTTTTATCAAAGCGCCGTTGGCAAGCTCATTCGCTTTGCCCCTCATCCTGGCGATGAAATTCCAGTGCTCCCACATCGCCAGTGGGTCGGTGTTGTCGGGTCACTAGGCCAACCTAGAGACGGCAATCCTGAGGCATGTTTTGCGGTCTTTGAACCAGAAACTGAAGTGCTTACTTTTCATCGCACACCATACGATCATTTTGCTGCGGCAGATAAAGTGCGTCGCGCGGGATTGCCAGAAGAATTAGCCAATCGCTTGATCACTGGCAAATAA